Below is a window of Oncorhynchus clarkii lewisi isolate Uvic-CL-2024 chromosome 19, UVic_Ocla_1.0, whole genome shotgun sequence DNA.
acagattaccgaccatttcgaatctcaccataccttctctgctatgcaatctggtttcagagctggtcatgggtgcacctcagccacgctcaaggtcctaaacgatatcttaaccgccatcgataagaaacattactatgccaaggctttcgactctgtcaatcaccacatcctcatcggcagactcgacagccttggtttctcaaatgattgcctcgcctggttcaccaactacttctctgatagagttcagtgtgtcaaatcggagggtctgctgtccggacctctggcagtctctatgggggtgccacagggttcaattcttggaccgactctcttctctgtatacatcaatgaggtcgctcttgctgctggtgagtctctgatccacctctacgcagacgacaccattctgtatacttctggcccttctttggacactgtgttaacaaccctccaggcaagcttcaatgccatacaactctccttccgtggccttcaattgctcttaaatacaagtaaaactaaatgcatgctcttcaaccgatctctacctgcacctacccgcctgtccaacatcactactctggacggctctgacttagaatacgtggacaactacaaatacttaggtgtctggttagactgtaaactctccttccagacccatatcaaacatctccaatccaaagttaaatctagaattggcttcctatttcgcaacaaagcatccttcactcatgctgccaaacatacccttgtaaaactgaccatcctaccaatcctcgactttggcgatgtcatttacaaaatagcctccaataccctactcaacaaattggatgcagtctatcacagtgcaatccgttttgtcaccaaagccccatatactacccaccattgcgacctgtacgctctcgttggctggccctcgcttcatactcgtccccaaacccactggctccatgtcatctacaagaccctactaggtaaagtccccccttatctcagctcgctggtcaccatagcatctcccacctgtagcacacgctccagcaggtatatctctctagtcacccccaaaaccaattatttctttggccgcctctccttccagttctctgctgccaatgactggaacgaactacaaaaatctctgaaactggaaacacttatctccctcactagctttaagcaacaactgtcagagcagctcacagattactgcacctgtacatagcccacctataatttagcccaaacaactacctctttccctactgtatttaattaattaattaattatgctcctttgcaccccattatttttatttctactttgcacattcttccattgcaaatctaccattccagtgttttacttgctatattgtatttactttgccaccatggccttttttttttgcctttacctcccttctcacctcatttgctcacatcgtatatagacttgtttatactgtattattgactgcatgtgtaactctgtgtcgttgtatctgtcgaactgccaggtcgcaattgtaaatgagaacttgttctcaacttgcctacctggttaaataaaggtgaaataaataaataaaaataaaaattacatGCCGTACTGGACATGCTTTACTCAAGGTGGCAAGTCACACAGAAAAAGGACAGggtacagtagtgtgtgtgtgtgcctcagtgACACAATCGGCCATCTTGTCAGAGGAGATTTACGAATACAAACGAGAGATGTGAATGAATACAGAGCCCTTCCCCCGCACCTCACTGTCTGAGGATTAAGAGCTGGCAGGATGAGTTTTGGGGTTTGAACAATCCGCCTTTGTCCCGCTCAGGGCACAAGTGCCCTCTGTTAGTGCTGCATCACTGATCTGCACCGCCATCTCCCAACTGATTCCCATACTCTCCCCACAATCCCACACGTCTCCACTATCAGGCCTGGCGTACACAAATGTAACAATCTTGTTATTGCCAATTTAACAGTTTATTGGAACTGTTCAACAGTTGATTGTAGAACTTGTTTTTAATAATTTCACCTCTAACGCAGCAGTTTCATATTTGCACCAGTTCACAGTTGACAGAATTATCAATGACATGTTATGTTGCCTGTGACGCTATCTTCTGCCTATTTCATCTATCCACTTTTCTATACTTTTAAGTTTGCCTAATCCAATTGTCTCTAAGGTCTGTGATTTAAATCCAATGTCCATCTTCTCTTTTTCTGCTTCTAGGTGATGCCATGTCTGACCTTTTCAGGAAGCCCATGAGTGATGATGGTGAACTGTACACCTCACTCCTGTCCAATCAGAGCTACCCCTCAGGCCAGGATGCCTCTTACCTGTCTGATGACCTGAAGCGTTCCTCTGACCACTCCTCCCAGGACACCTTCGACTCCTACGGCATCTTTGATTCCCCCCACACCAAGATGACCACTGACCTGGTTGATGTGATGCCCAAGTCCCTGCTGGGTAGCTCTGAGTTGAAGACGGAGGCCTACAACTACATGGATATCAGCCATGGTGATGACGTCCACAACCTGAGCTGTCCACAACCAGCACCCCTGCGTAGTCTGGTGGACACCGGGCTGTCTGGCCTGGACTCCCTGGGAGACTACATGGATAAGAGCCCTGCAGGacacgaggaggaagaggaggagaacctGGGACCGGCGCTGGACTCCCACTCCTTCCCTTACGTTGAGGAGCCTTCTGAGGATGAGGAGCTGTCTGACTACCGCTCCTACCGCAACCTGGGCACCCCTCAGACCGCTAGCCCTGTGAAGATCATCCTGACAGAGTCCCACCCACCTGCTGCCCCCAAACCCATCCTCCCACAGGCAAACGTGTCTGACAACATCCTCAGCCTGGGCTTGCAGGGCGTCCCCACGGTTACGCTCTCTGAGCCAGAGGACGACAGCCCCGACTCATCCCCCAATGCATCCCCAACAGGTACCTATCGCCCACGCACTCCCACTGTGTCCTTGTAAGTTAGAGTTCACCATAACCATGGTCTTGGTCTTGGACTATGGTTTAATGACAATTTATGTACAGTATTTCAAgggtaaaaaaacacatttagatgtaagtattttttttgtatcttattcagatccccattagctctttctgaagcagcagctacttttcctggtgtccacataaaacatgacataatacagaacatcaatagacaagaacagctcaaggactgaACTACATACGTTTAAAATAAGAACCCCAAAAAGTTAGATTGACAGCTGCACACATTGCTGACAGCTACCAACACATCAGTACATATACATATGCCAAACATGCTGACAACACCGTTTGCGTTGCATAGTAAAGGGACacgtacatgttattcaatcatctCATCTAAACTGCTCGCGCAGGTCAATGGGTGTCTTCGTTGCCAGGGGCTGAAATATAACTTGGTTTTATTTTATATGCTTGACGCACTGCAAGTCCAGCCTCTCCCATCGCCTCGTTgtttttttaggagcatatacagttgaagtcggaagtttacatacacttaggttggagtcattaaaactcgtttttcaaacactccacaaatgtcttgttaacaaactatagttttggcaagtcggttaggacatctactttgtgcatgacacaagtaatttttccaacaattgtttacagacagattatttcacttataattcactgtatcacaattccagtgggtcagaggtttacatacactaagttgactgtgcctttaaatagcctggaaaatgtcagaaaatgatgtcatggctctagaagcttctgataggctaattgacatcatttgagtcaattggaggtgtacccgtcgatgtatttcaagacctaccttcaaactcagtgcgtctttgcttgacatcatgggaaaatcaaaagaaatcagccaagacctcagaaaaaaaagtctggttcatccctgggagcaatttccaaactcctgaaggtaccacgttcatctgtacaaactatagtacgcaagcataaacacgatgggaccacgcagccgtcataccgctcacgaaggagacgcgttctgtctcctaaagatgaacgtactttgttgcgaaaattgcaaatcaatcccagaacaacagcaaaggacctggtgaaaatgctggagaaaacagctacaaaagtatctatatccacagttaaacaagtcctatatcaacataacctgaaaggccgctcagcaaggaagaagccactgctccaaacccgtcataaaaaaagccagactacggtttgcaactgcacatggagacaaagatcatacttttttggagaaatgtcctctggtctgatgaaacaaaaatataactgtttggccataatgactatcgttatgtttgaaggaaaagggggaggcttgtatgccgaagaataccatcccaaccgtgaagcacaggggtggcagcatcatgttgtgggggtgctttgctgcaggagggactggtgcacttcacaaaatagatggcgtcatgagggaggaaaattacgtggatatattgaagcaacatctcaagacatcagttaagtcaagttaaagcttggttgcaaatgggtcttccaaatggacaatgaccccaagcatacttccaaagttgtggcaaaatggcttaaggacaacaaagtcaatgtattggagtggccatcacaaaaccctgaccccaatcctatagaaaatgtgtgggtagaactgaaaaagtgtgtgtgagcaaggaggcctacaaacctgactcagttacaccagctctgtcaggaggaatgggccaaaattcatccaacttattgtgggaagcttgtggaaggctacccgaaacgtttgacccaagttaaacaatttaaaggcaatgcttccaaatactaattgagtgtatgtaaacttctgacccactgggaatgtgatgaaagaaataaaagctgaaataaatcattccctctactattattctgacatttcacattcttaaaataaagtggtgatcctaactgacctaaaacatggaatatttactaggagaaaatgtcaggaattgtgaaaaactgagtttaaatgtatttggctaaggtgtatgtaaacttctgacttcaactgtacccatGTGCGTTACAAACCAATGTTTATTTTcctggacaaattagctagcaacagtaagctagctaaatgtccatgaatgtttcatgtgtgtttcgacctgtccgcaaatgaatatagttggttcacagttggttttgatattttaacctgcgcaTCATGAGCGTGTCTGGTGGGGGACAGACAAAAGCAACACTTAGACGATGGCACATGGAGACGCATAGGCAGTGCCGCTTTGGCAACATGTTATTTAGGTGAGATAGGGTAGAGACgttatgtttttatttatgtttttaagcaacttttgctgtttgcttgagtaatttGAGATCATGGCTTTATTAATACTCTGCATTGCCTTGAATTcattctggatttggggactgtgaaaagacctggcgtgtctggtggggtaagtatgTCTGTCAGAGTTATATGTAAGTTGATTATACAGACAATTTAGAAATTTGAACACTAATATTTCTCACAAAACAAGAAATGATACAGTCAGgatctcctctactttgagccaggactCTTGAGATTAAACCTCTGTGTATATTGAAGGGAAAAATGTGCTACTGTGTTCTGGGCCAGTTGCAGCTTTTCTAGGTCCTTCTTTGCAGCCCTTGACCATATCACCTTGCAATAGTCAAAATTAGATCAAACTAAAGCCTGCAGGACTTGTTTGGTCTAAGACTTGTTTGGTCACAGACAGCCCTCTCATCTTTACAACAATTTAATCAATATTCCTTGACAATTTACAGTCTAAGGTGACACCAAgaagtttagtctcctcaacttgctcaagagcgacatcattcatcacacacaggctttgtttaatCATAAAAGGACATAAAAACATGTTAATGATGCATTCAATGTCTCATATTAGTACTATAATTCGGCTCTCTTTCGTTTTTTTTCTCTATCTCTGCAGAAAAAGAATCCCCTTCCCAAGACCTGTTCACGTCTGTCCCCAGCAGCAAGCCGACCCCGGGATCCACCAAGGCCAGTGAGCAGGACGTCAGCAGTGCAGAGTCTGGGGACTCTGAGATAGAGCTGGTCTCTGAGGAGCCCCCCCTGAGGAGCCCCCCCAGCACCAAGTCCAGTAACAACCCTTTTGAGCAGTCTCCCAGCAGCAAGGGAGGTTTCAGCCAGGCTAGCAACCCCTTCGACAACCCCCCCAGTGCCAAGGGACCCACATCCTACAGCAtcctgagggaggagagggaggctgagCTGGACAGTGAGCTCTTCATTGAGTCTGCCAATGAGGAGAGCCCCAAGAGAGAGGGGTCCGGCCCCAAACAGGGGGTCAACACCCCTTCACCTCTGATCCTCACCGCCGCGTCCCCCGCCCGCTCTGCCCCAGAACTGGTCCCAGCAGAGCCTGTGACGAGCTCCACCATTAAATCATCCAATGAAAAGAGCAAGAGCCCCATGAAGATGGAGGAGGATCGCCCAACTAAGCCCAAGCCCCCCATGGCCACCGTGCCCCCGGAGGTGAGGTCCGAAAAGCCCCTCCTGGACGACAAGCACGTCACTGAGGGGAAAGGAGACCTGGCTACACCTGCTGCGCCTGTCTTTATGGAGGGCTTTGACAAACAGAAAAGTAAGCCTTGTAATTCATTAACTCGTCTGTTGATTCATAATTTGTATGTTATTTTTGGAATCGTGCTGCCCATGATGAACCCTGCATTTCAACATACAATCTGTAGTGATAAACCTACCTACTGTAGTCACACTATTATCCCTCCTTGAAGCCATGTTGTCTTCATAACTTATCTTTCCTTGTTGCAGTTGTGTTGCATCTGCATTATATCATCACAACACTACAGAAATTGCTCAACCAGCTTATGGAACAGGTAGTATGGTATCTGTTGGTGCATTTGTGTGTCAGTGGAGGATCCAGTGGCTGTTCGGTTGCTGTGTTTTAACACTAGTAACTGCACGTTTTTAACCAGGCTGTTGGTATGACTATGGAATCCCTCTCATACAGCAAGCAGGTTGTTCACGTACTGTTTTTACTGCCCTGAGTGTGTGACGCACCAGAAGAGATAACACGGAGGGTCATGGTGTGTTGTTATAGTGCCTTTGTTGACAAGGTCAGGAAATGAAAGTGTTGCTGTGAGACGGCTGATTCCGTGGTGGGTGTGAGCATCGTGGATTATGAGCTGCTGCATGATTTCAAGATCTGCTTCCCTCTGGTGGTTGGCTGCAGTTACAAAACATGTCTGAGAACAAGTATTTTTACGATGATAATCAACAAAGGATGAGCCTCTCTCTATTCTGCGTCATTGAAGGTATCATAACTAATCCCTCACTCTCATATAGGATTTTTAGACACAGCCTTGACTCTCTCTTCCAAATCCCGAACAGGCCATCTGTCTCCTAACACCCAGTACCATCATCATGTCAGGAAGTAACTCAGACAGACATATCATCACAGATCACGCCAGAGATCACGCCAGCCAATTTGCACCACATCGAGCCAGAGTTCTTTGTGTGTGTTAAGCCGGACATTTTGTGTTGGCACTTATTATTTGTCTTTCTTCTGTTTGCTTCTTTTTCATCCTTCTTGTAAACGGTGGATTTATGTAACCCCATGTAACCCCGACTTAAGCTTAGGCGGATTCACTTCATGTATGGCTAGATGCAGTgatagaaatatcacatttcagtTATTCTATGTTTCTTCAGCTGTCACGGTTCAACATCCACCTGTGGTTGTAACTGCTGCTCTTTTCTTCCGTTGGGGAGAGTAAAGAGGAGTGGAAACATTAAGGATGTGCTTGAGTAAAAGCCCGaagctcccctcctctcctggtgtttacaaacagacacacacagaaggtTCTCGAATTCCTAAAAGCAGGTCAACCCATTTGATGCAGTTGATATTCCTCCACCACTAGGTGGTGCAGGGCACCATAGACTATAACAGAGCTGGAGAGAAGACAAGCAGAGCAGACATCATGTACCACAGCCTGTGCAGCTCCACAGCAGTTGCCATGGCAACACCTTCCTAGGGGGGAGCACACAGCACAGgctcatatatttttttaaggttgcagtgagcAGAAGGTGTAACAGGGACGTCGACAGGGCTGTCTGGACACAGACTGACTGTACCAATGTCACTGAAATAGAGGGGGTCAATGTTTATAACATTATAAATCATGAGGATATGTTTATTCTCTATCCAAGCCCACAAACACTGTTTAGACATGATACTGTCCGTTGCACACAGCTCGTTACATGCCTCCAAGCATCACTGTGAGTCCATAGCTGTTTGTCAGGCCATTTGCCCTGATAATGCATCCTGGTGGAAAAACCTAAAGCACAAGCTGAACCACAGCCTGAATGCAGTAAACCTAAAAGAACATTGAGGgctgtactgtaggctacagtGTGATGGTTATGAATTATTGAAAAGACCATCACTTAGACTGTTCAATATTTAGTGAGACGTATTGAAAATAACTCCAGTATTTGCGTGATATTGACTGCAAACGTAAACATTCTTTGTACCAATCATACAAAGGGCAGAGGAGTTGACTATTTGCCAGATTATTCATTGGCAACGCTAGGTCCATACTCCAGCAGTAGCCTATAGAATCCTCAGTTCCAAACACAAAACTCTGTTTATAATGATGAATGTACACACCTGCTGTGAGCCGTCTGTTGTGAGTCtgggttctgtgtgtgtttcatagGTGTGTTACATGTGGAACGGTAGGTTGACCAGGGTGTGTCATTGTTATCACTCTCCCAGTCTGTGGGCTCTGTGGGAGAGCTGTTTTCATGGCGGAGATTCTTTTTTTCTCAATGCTGTAAAAGATGACGTCAGATGTTTTTACATTGTAATTTCAACCTGGCACTTTATCTGTAAATGATCTTATATACAATATGGATCATGATAAAACTAGCCTGGGGGTGGGATAGGATATATGCCGATTTCCGACTGAGCTTCATCAAAGGGCATGTTGGTTAACTCTTTCACTGCCAATTCCCCATGCCCAACGCCCTAGTCTGCTTTGAGAATCAGGATCAGCACGGGAACTTTTATTGTGAAATAGTGCTTGCCTCCCCTTTCAAGAAAAAGactacccccccctcccctcccctccccaggcACTAAATCATTGCATGGATGATTTGCTGCAGTAGCAACTGTGGTGTTGTATTTACAATTCgatcactccctctcctccttctgttCTCGCCAACACTGCTCCACAGCATCAGTCTGTGTGCTCTGCGAGCCAACCAGTACCTTGAAAaccttgcctccctccctctcgtctccgcatctctccctcatctcatctcatccttCCAACCATTCATGCCATTGTGGGATGACTGAGTGAGTCAGTGGCACAAGAAGAGGAAGAGCTAGAAGAAAACAGAGAACTGAAAGAAAGGGAAATCAGGGAGATAACTGATCATCAGCATGCAGTCCACTGCAGACGGTACCAAGAAGGAGTGCTCCTGGAGCAGCTGGAAAGGCCAGGGTACTGATGCGTTTGCTGTGTTTattgtgtgtatctctgtctgtgttaTAGGAGTGTGTATCTAGGCTGTGAGTGGTGAAATTGTGTATGTATGAGGAGCATGTGTATTTATGCTTCTAGTGCAgctgtagtttgtgtgtgtgtatgaaaggGGGATGTTACATGTATGGTTGTGGGGGGTATCCATGGTGTGTGTTAGTCGAGGCCTGGGTGATCAGGCTGAGCTGTTTACCTTCACCAGGGGGGTGACAGCAGACACGCCCTGatcacgctctctctctgccgtgTGAGACAAAGGGCAAAGGTAGGTGTGAGACGTAATGATGAatgtacacacacatgctgtgagccatctgtgttgtgtgtctctgtcctgtgtgtgtgtgtgtgtttttatatgtGTGTTAATGTGAAGGGTGTGTCATTGTTATAACTCTCCCGGTCTGAGGGCTCTGCGGGGAAGCTGTTTTCAGAGTCTTTGAGTATTTTGTGTGCGAGGCTGTCGGAGCATCCGGACAGCACTGACAGACTGTCTCCATGGCAACCAAGGCGCACCCATCCTGATTACATCAGTCTCATCCATCGGCTGCCAGGGCAC
It encodes the following:
- the LOC139375187 gene encoding reticulon-1-like isoform X1, which gives rise to MSSKPGDELGSEGKWFGDDCERNGIFGSTPPLFDELREDLKSKSREETSDLDQKFHKFEDDGKRPPVAMETASTGDAMSDLFRKPMSDDGELYTSLLSNQSYPSGQDASYLSDDLKRSSDHSSQDTFDSYGIFDSPHTKMTTDLVDVMPKSLLGSSELKTEAYNYMDISHGDDVHNLSCPQPAPLRSLVDTGLSGLDSLGDYMDKSPAGHEEEEEENLGPALDSHSFPYVEEPSEDEELSDYRSYRNLGTPQTASPVKIILTESHPPAAPKPILPQANVSDNILSLGLQGVPTVTLSEPEDDSPDSSPNASPTEKESPSQDLFTSVPSSKPTPGSTKASEQDVSSAESGDSEIELVSEEPPLRSPPSTKSSNNPFEQSPSSKGGFSQASNPFDNPPSAKGPTSYSILREEREAELDSELFIESANEESPKREGSGPKQGVNTPSPLILTAASPARSAPELVPAEPVTSSTIKSSNEKSKSPMKMEEDRPTKPKPPMATVPPEVRSEKPLLDDKHVTEGKGDLATPAAPVFMEGFDKQKTIDLLYWRNVKQSGAVFGSVLLLLFSLTQFSVVSVGAYLTLAALSASISFRIYKSVLQAVQKTDEGHPFKSYLEVEISLSQDQIGNYADKALLYANTCMKELRRLFLVQDLIDSLKFAVLMWLLTYVGALFNGLTLLILAVVSMFSMPIVYEKHQAQIDQYVGLIRTQVNSVVGKIQAKIPGAKRKEE